The following is a genomic window from Ignavibacteriales bacterium.
GTTGCGAGATCTCGGCGAGCTTCTTCTGTATTGCCGCCTGATTGGGCTGTTCGGCCTTGAACATCTCTGCAAGTTCCAGGCGGGCGGTCTTGCCGCGGGCCTGTTGGTCAACGGATCTCTTGCCAAGTTCGAAGCGGAGACTCTCGATGCTCTTTTTCTGTTCATCGGTAAGTTTCAGCAATCGAACGAAGCGATCTCGATTGTCGGTACTGCTGTTCGGCCGGTTGAGCCTCTCCTGAGCGAATGAAAGGCAAAGCGGCAGGAGGAGAAGACTGACAGCGATGAGGACCTTTTTCATAATTCCGTCTCCAGAGTGAAAAGCCAAGTTGAGTGGATTCATGCATTAGATAGCAATCGACGGTGATGGTTTAACGTCCGGGCTGGTTTTCAGCAGGATGTTTCTTGCAATCAAAGAACAGGTTTGATATATTGGAGGGAGAAATGGTCAACGTGCGAT
Proteins encoded in this region:
- a CDS encoding periplasmic heavy metal sensor — encoded protein: MKKVLIAVSLLLLPLCLSFAQERLNRPNSSTDNRDRFVRLLKLTDEQKKSIESLRFELGKRSVDQQARGKTARLELAEMFKAEQPNQAAIQKKLAEISQLQSVQRVLRVDHWFAVNKLLTPEQQKIWKKASARLWAQQKASIIRGRAAQIMRKGRNARRVAQPPGPMER